The Sulfurimonas lithotrophica genome includes a region encoding these proteins:
- a CDS encoding bifunctional protein-serine/threonine kinase/phosphatase: MQNSHIKTSGFSLAKGKELTGDDFYDVKTIGNLTIGIVCDGVGSAEEGAHAAQRVTTYLMNNFKIRPKSWSIEKSIKNFIKSINSILYEESIINYERAELVTTLTIVVIEGNKLYGANVGDSRVYLLRDKKLNKLSFDHSMNEVGYENVLTQAIGIEKEVEPYYFENIVQKDDEILLCSDGLYTIMSENRLEKGISLGASTLVKKASKLTEDNLPDDTTAVVLQIKETNQIEKLKQQKLGIPESLKVGELIDGYKLKKPLIQNERTWLCTKKNKQYVVKFAPTEAIDDETILDLFVKEAWNAKRLKTDFFPKAVIPKNRTSRYYVMQLFDGEDLDSYLSNKQLTIDDGVELASTLLKMSHYLLKNDLVHGDIKPQNVMISKDENENLEFKIIDFGSITEIFSKNTRAGTPSFLSPERFRDESISETSEIFAIGVTLYLSLTGKYPYGEIEPFQNPNFKDAKKPSIYNKNIPHWLDSVILRSIAIDKEIRYEHYSEMIYELSNPQKVKPYFSKNTPLIEREPVLFYRVGFTIMTIINFILIVLLVK; the protein is encoded by the coding sequence ATGCAAAATAGCCACATAAAAACATCAGGGTTTTCACTTGCAAAAGGCAAGGAATTAACCGGAGATGACTTTTATGATGTAAAAACTATAGGCAACCTCACTATAGGTATAGTGTGTGACGGTGTGGGAAGTGCCGAAGAAGGTGCTCATGCCGCACAAAGAGTTACTACATACTTAATGAACAACTTTAAAATTCGTCCAAAAAGCTGGAGTATTGAAAAATCTATAAAAAATTTTATAAAGTCAATAAACTCTATTCTTTATGAAGAATCAATCATAAACTATGAAAGAGCTGAACTTGTTACTACTTTAACAATAGTAGTCATTGAAGGTAATAAACTATACGGCGCCAATGTCGGAGATTCAAGGGTATATCTACTAAGAGATAAAAAACTAAACAAACTCTCGTTTGATCATTCCATGAATGAAGTTGGGTATGAAAATGTCTTGACACAAGCTATAGGAATAGAAAAAGAAGTTGAACCGTATTATTTTGAAAATATAGTTCAAAAAGATGATGAAATTTTACTTTGCAGTGACGGTCTCTATACAATAATGAGTGAAAACCGTCTTGAAAAAGGGATCTCTTTAGGGGCTTCTACACTAGTTAAAAAAGCTTCCAAACTTACAGAAGACAATCTTCCCGATGATACTACCGCTGTCGTATTACAGATAAAAGAAACCAACCAAATAGAGAAGCTAAAACAGCAAAAACTTGGTATTCCAGAGTCATTAAAAGTCGGTGAACTTATCGATGGATATAAACTGAAAAAACCTCTTATTCAAAACGAGCGGACATGGCTGTGTACTAAAAAAAACAAACAGTATGTAGTTAAGTTTGCACCTACTGAGGCAATAGATGATGAAACAATCTTAGACCTGTTCGTAAAAGAGGCTTGGAATGCAAAAAGGTTAAAAACAGACTTTTTTCCAAAAGCCGTTATCCCAAAAAACAGGACTTCAAGATATTATGTCATGCAACTATTTGATGGTGAGGATCTAGATTCATATCTATCAAATAAACAACTAACCATAGATGACGGCGTAGAACTGGCATCTACACTTCTAAAGATGTCACATTATTTACTAAAGAATGATTTAGTTCATGGAGATATAAAACCTCAAAACGTGATGATATCAAAAGATGAGAATGAAAATTTAGAGTTTAAAATCATAGATTTTGGAAGCATAACGGAGATTTTTTCTAAAAATACGCGTGCGGGAACTCCAAGCTTTTTATCTCCTGAGAGATTTAGGGATGAATCTATTAGTGAGACAAGCGAGATATTTGCAATTGGTGTTACATTATATCTATCACTTACAGGTAAATATCCTTACGGAGAAATTGAGCCCTTTCAAAACCCGAACTTTAAAGATGCAAAAAAACCAAGCATTTACAATAAAAATATACCACACTGGTTAGACAGCGTAATACTACGCTCAATCGCAATAGATAAAGAGATAAGGTATGAGCACTATTCAGAGATGATATATGAGCTCTCAAATCCTCAAAAAGTTAAACCCTATTTTTCAAAGAATACTCCACTGATTGAGCGTGAACCTGTTTTATTTTACAGAGTCGGATTTACTATAATGACAATCATCAACTTTATACTTATTGTTTTATTAGTTAAATAA
- a CDS encoding uracil-DNA glycosylase, producing the protein MSKVNPKIPQSWINVLQNEFNKDYFYNLKLFLKDEQSKYTIYPKNSNIFNAYNSTEFSDVKVVILGQDPYHGPNQAHGLSFSVQDGIAYPPSLKNIFTELVDDMGCSYPTSGNLQSWANQGVVLLNAVLSVRASQANSHQGKGWEFFTDATIKAISDKLENVVFILWGRPAQMKEKMIDNSKHLILKAPHPSPLSSYRGFFGSKPFSQSNNYLLAHNKSPIEWCLN; encoded by the coding sequence ATGTCAAAAGTCAACCCTAAAATACCTCAGAGCTGGATCAATGTTTTACAGAATGAATTTAATAAAGACTATTTTTATAATTTAAAACTTTTTTTAAAAGACGAACAATCAAAATATACAATTTACCCAAAAAACTCTAATATTTTTAATGCTTATAACTCTACGGAGTTTTCAGATGTTAAAGTTGTTATTTTGGGTCAAGATCCGTATCATGGTCCAAATCAGGCTCATGGTTTATCTTTTTCTGTTCAAGACGGAATTGCATATCCACCATCATTAAAAAATATATTTACGGAATTAGTTGATGATATGGGCTGTTCTTATCCTACAAGCGGAAATCTTCAATCATGGGCAAATCAAGGTGTAGTTTTACTAAATGCGGTATTATCGGTTCGTGCCAGTCAAGCTAATTCACATCAAGGAAAAGGTTGGGAATTTTTTACAGATGCTACGATAAAGGCTATTAGTGATAAATTAGAAAATGTAGTGTTTATATTATGGGGAAGACCTGCACAGATGAAAGAGAAAATGATAGACAACTCAAAGCACTTAATACTTAAAGCTCCACATCCATCTCCTCTCTCATCGTATAGGGGATTTTTTGGTTCAAAGCCATTTTCTCAGTCTAATAATTATTTATTAGCGCATAATAAATCACCGATTGAATGGTGTCTTAATTAA
- the fliM gene encoding flagellar motor switch protein FliM, with amino-acid sequence MADILSQDEIDSLLDVLEDEGGDLPDTSEDISHPQKQATLYDFKRPNRVSKEQLRAFRGIHDKMARSLASQISSIMRSIVEIQLHSVDQMTYGEFLMSLPNPTSFNVFSVKPLEGSGVIEINPTIAFPMLDRLLGGKGEPFDASREFSDIELSLFESILRVMMGTLKEAWGPVMEIYPNIESKESSPNVVQIVAQNEIVVMVVMEIIIGHSSGMMNICYPVISLEPVLPRLASRDLMLNETSSKKSRNTELQVLLGGAKVTVEANLGNAELTLRDILELQTGDVIRLSEAANDIVTVCIDGKDRFRGEIGLRRFRKSIQITEVIDTEKDAVKRALENFEKKRHDKISGVSEIINDEEEVGE; translated from the coding sequence ATGGCTGATATATTAAGTCAAGATGAAATTGATTCACTTTTAGACGTTTTAGAAGATGAAGGCGGGGATTTACCAGATACCTCTGAGGATATATCTCATCCACAAAAACAAGCTACTCTTTATGATTTTAAAAGACCTAACAGGGTATCAAAAGAACAGCTTCGTGCATTTCGCGGTATTCATGATAAGATGGCACGTTCACTGGCAAGTCAGATTTCATCTATTATGCGTTCAATCGTTGAGATTCAACTTCATTCTGTTGATCAGATGACATACGGTGAATTTTTAATGTCTTTACCAAATCCGACCAGCTTTAATGTTTTTTCCGTAAAACCGTTAGAAGGAAGCGGAGTTATCGAGATAAATCCGACTATCGCCTTTCCTATGCTAGATCGTCTTCTTGGTGGAAAAGGTGAACCTTTTGACGCATCTCGCGAGTTTTCTGATATAGAACTTTCACTTTTTGAATCAATTTTGCGTGTAATGATGGGGACTCTCAAAGAAGCTTGGGGTCCTGTAATGGAAATTTATCCAAATATAGAATCAAAAGAATCCAGTCCTAACGTTGTCCAAATCGTTGCTCAAAATGAAATCGTAGTCATGGTAGTAATGGAGATTATTATCGGGCATAGTTCCGGTATGATGAATATATGTTATCCGGTTATCTCCCTAGAACCTGTTCTTCCAAGGTTAGCTTCGCGTGACTTGATGTTAAACGAGACAAGTTCGAAAAAAAGTAGAAATACTGAGCTTCAAGTATTACTTGGTGGTGCAAAAGTAACCGTAGAAGCAAATCTTGGTAATGCAGAGCTTACTTTACGAGATATTTTGGAATTGCAGACGGGAGACGTTATTAGACTATCAGAAGCAGCCAATGATATAGTAACGGTTTGTATAGACGGTAAAGACAGATTCCGTGGGGAGATAGGACTTAGAAGGTTTAGAAAATCTATACAGATAACAGAGGTAATAGATACGGAAAAAGATGCAGTTAAACGTGCATTAGAAAATTTTGAGAAAAAACGTCATGATAAGATATCCGGTGTTTCTGAGATAATTAATGACGAAGAAGAAGTGGGTGAATAA
- a CDS encoding ABC transporter ATP-binding protein, with protein sequence MNDKFLSLQNIEKKFPIPGKEDYVAVTDVNLEIKKDEIISIIGHSGCGKSTLLNMISGLDAQTDGTILLENKHVSGPGPERAVVFQNHSLLPWLTVYQNIEMAVKKVMPELSSAELRERVEKFVSMVNLDHAKDKLPDEISGGMKQRVGIARALSIKPKVLLMDEPFGALDSLTRANLQEHLMRIQQNVKNTVIIITHDIDEAVLLSDRVIMMTNGPEATIGEILEVNLERPRDRVSLQSDPEYIRCREAILSFLYEKFAKDDE encoded by the coding sequence ATGAATGATAAATTTTTAAGTCTGCAAAATATTGAAAAAAAATTCCCTATACCGGGGAAAGAGGATTATGTCGCGGTAACAGACGTTAATTTGGAGATTAAAAAAGATGAGATTATCTCTATTATCGGTCACAGTGGATGCGGGAAAAGTACACTTTTAAATATGATTTCAGGACTGGATGCACAAACAGACGGGACTATACTTCTTGAGAATAAACATGTCTCAGGTCCGGGACCCGAGCGTGCAGTAGTATTTCAAAATCATTCTCTTTTACCATGGTTAACGGTATATCAAAATATTGAAATGGCTGTAAAAAAGGTAATGCCTGAACTTAGTTCAGCAGAGCTTAGAGAGAGGGTTGAGAAGTTTGTATCTATGGTAAATCTAGACCATGCGAAAGATAAACTTCCTGATGAGATAAGTGGCGGTATGAAACAACGTGTAGGTATTGCAAGGGCTTTGTCTATTAAACCTAAAGTACTTTTAATGGATGAACCATTTGGTGCGCTTGACTCTTTAACACGTGCAAATTTACAAGAGCATCTGATGAGGATACAACAAAATGTTAAAAATACGGTTATAATTATTACACACGATATTGATGAAGCCGTACTTCTTAGTGACAGAGTTATTATGATGACAAACGGACCTGAAGCTACCATAGGTGAGATACTGGAAGTAAACTTAGAGCGTCCAAGAGACAGAGTATCACTTCAAAGTGATCCTGAATACATTAGATGCCGAGAAGCAATTTTAAGCTTCCTATACGAAAAGTTTGCTAAAGATGATGAATAG
- the mnmA gene encoding tRNA 2-thiouridine(34) synthase MnmA has translation MKKVLVGMSGGIDSTVSALLLKEDGYEVEGLYMKLHSKPGYHEIHLARAQKAADFVGIKLHVLDLQDIFNEKVFQPFIDTYEDGKTPNPCALCNRSLKFGEMIKFADKIGADYLATGHYIKTDGKYFYEAEDDTKDQSYFLFYVNKDILPRLIFPLGERKKSDIKKFAASIKGLESFASQGESSEICFVDTTYTDLLKDYVEVDKKGDVLDTNGKVIGEHKGYMHYTIGKRKGFTVRGAHEPHYVLSIDAKNNQIIVGKREELSCKYVELANLNMYNDEKEFDTFVKLRYRTKAVPCHVIIEDNKAKVVLKEDVFGVATGQAAVFYDGNKLIGGGWISKTRK, from the coding sequence ATGAAAAAAGTTTTAGTTGGAATGAGTGGAGGCATAGACTCTACGGTAAGTGCATTATTGTTAAAAGAAGATGGTTATGAAGTTGAAGGATTGTATATGAAACTTCACTCTAAGCCGGGTTATCATGAAATACACTTGGCGCGTGCACAAAAAGCTGCTGATTTTGTCGGGATAAAACTTCATGTATTAGATTTACAAGATATATTTAATGAAAAGGTATTTCAACCCTTTATAGATACTTACGAAGATGGAAAGACCCCTAATCCGTGTGCCTTATGTAATAGAAGTTTAAAATTTGGTGAAATGATTAAATTCGCAGATAAAATAGGTGCTGACTATTTAGCGACAGGACACTATATTAAAACTGACGGAAAGTACTTTTATGAAGCAGAAGATGATACAAAAGACCAAAGTTACTTTCTATTCTATGTCAATAAAGATATTTTGCCTAGATTGATTTTTCCACTCGGTGAGAGAAAAAAATCAGATATAAAAAAGTTCGCTGCATCTATTAAAGGATTAGAATCATTTGCTTCTCAAGGAGAATCATCTGAAATATGTTTTGTAGATACTACATATACTGATTTGTTAAAAGATTATGTAGAAGTAGATAAAAAAGGTGATGTCTTAGATACAAACGGAAAAGTTATCGGAGAACATAAAGGTTATATGCATTATACAATAGGAAAAAGAAAAGGTTTTACCGTGCGGGGCGCACATGAACCACATTATGTACTAAGTATAGATGCAAAAAATAATCAAATTATTGTCGGTAAAAGAGAAGAACTTTCCTGTAAATATGTAGAATTAGCAAACCTTAATATGTATAATGATGAGAAAGAGTTTGATACCTTTGTTAAACTTAGATATAGAACCAAAGCCGTTCCATGTCATGTCATCATAGAAGATAACAAGGCAAAAGTAGTACTTAAAGAAGATGTATTTGGTGTTGCGACAGGACAAGCCGCAGTATTTTATGATGGCAATAAGTTGATAGGCGGTGGCTGGATATCAAAAACTAGAAAATAA
- the fliY gene encoding flagellar motor switch protein FliY — translation MSEFIKLLEDEVVKNVETMVGVLPTLTLKEKQELNMMANIIPPIVLIKLSVSGAVNNAKAMVAVTPNMAAALSDLMMGEELANRDNINEDDLDGAKETFSTIFGTINTVLSSQSDIPVLNFKVEDIEYINDDNEVSLEEYANMHKYDFEIESISALLMFIIDEELEKALFGSPESTLDTSTSNTSLQDVGINEANLSPSEINNISLIMDVKLPVRVRIGKKKMLLKDVLNMDIGSVVELNQLANDPLDILVDNHIIAQGEVVIVDGNFGIQITTIGTKKERLAQLKS, via the coding sequence ATGAGTGAATTTATTAAGTTACTAGAAGATGAAGTTGTTAAAAATGTTGAGACAATGGTGGGAGTTCTTCCGACATTAACTTTAAAAGAGAAACAAGAGTTAAATATGATGGCTAACATCATACCACCGATTGTTCTTATTAAGCTAAGTGTAAGCGGTGCAGTTAACAATGCCAAAGCCATGGTTGCCGTCACACCGAATATGGCCGCTGCCTTATCTGATTTGATGATGGGGGAAGAGTTAGCTAATCGTGATAATATAAATGAAGATGATTTAGACGGTGCGAAAGAAACATTTAGTACAATATTTGGAACTATAAATACAGTATTGTCTTCACAAAGCGATATACCTGTTTTAAATTTTAAAGTAGAAGATATTGAATATATAAATGATGATAATGAAGTAAGTCTTGAAGAATACGCAAATATGCATAAATACGATTTTGAAATAGAATCTATAAGTGCATTATTGATGTTTATTATTGATGAAGAATTGGAAAAAGCACTTTTTGGTTCACCTGAATCGACTTTGGATACAAGCACATCTAATACTTCATTACAGGATGTAGGTATTAATGAAGCTAATTTAAGTCCTAGTGAAATCAATAATATCTCTCTCATTATGGATGTTAAATTACCTGTTCGTGTAAGAATAGGTAAGAAAAAGATGCTATTAAAAGATGTTCTAAATATGGATATAGGTTCGGTAGTTGAACTCAATCAACTAGCAAATGATCCATTGGATATTTTAGTAGATAATCATATAATAGCTCAGGGTGAAGTTGTAATAGTTGATGGAAATTTTGGAATTCAAATAACTACGATAGGAACTAAAAAAGAAAGATTAGCACAGTTAAAGTCATAA
- a CDS encoding endonuclease/exonuclease/phosphatase family protein, whose protein sequence is MKIATYNVEALFDLEKKGYKYKEYKPNSKSLWNKKNYNIKLNNISKVIKDIDADIIALQEVHSLQALKDLRLKLKQNGLYYKYFTIADKKDSAIKVALLSKIPFVYAKEINVTSTYKYRNILEVKFKVENQEFYLFNNHWKSKSGPESMRMVSAKALRDRIEKIGYDKNIILLGDFNSHYEENKLFIKNRKHNDTNGKTGINDILRTKYQIKNAKNTKYKKNSFYNLWYDTNLEERYSYIFKGEKEALDNILVSQSLLNNKGMSYKDNSIKNFSKDYLMYKGKYPYRWQVSKARVPKHKGKGYSDHLAVIATFIFN, encoded by the coding sequence TTGAAAATAGCTACTTATAATGTTGAAGCTTTATTTGATTTGGAAAAAAAAGGTTATAAATACAAAGAGTACAAACCAAATTCTAAATCACTATGGAATAAAAAAAACTATAATATAAAGCTAAATAATATAAGTAAAGTTATAAAAGATATAGATGCGGATATTATAGCCCTGCAAGAGGTACACTCACTTCAGGCACTAAAAGACTTAAGATTAAAACTAAAACAAAATGGCTTATATTATAAGTATTTTACAATAGCGGATAAAAAAGATTCTGCTATAAAAGTTGCACTGCTAAGTAAAATTCCATTTGTTTATGCAAAAGAAATAAATGTAACATCAACATATAAATACAGAAATATTTTGGAAGTAAAATTTAAAGTGGAAAATCAAGAGTTTTACCTGTTTAATAATCACTGGAAATCTAAAAGCGGACCTGAAAGTATGCGAATGGTATCTGCTAAAGCATTGAGAGATAGAATTGAGAAGATAGGATATGATAAAAATATAATTTTGTTAGGTGATTTTAATTCACACTATGAAGAAAATAAACTATTTATAAAAAATAGAAAACATAATGATACAAACGGCAAGACAGGCATAAACGACATACTAAGAACAAAATATCAAATAAAAAATGCTAAAAATACAAAATATAAAAAAAATAGTTTTTACAACCTTTGGTATGACACAAATTTAGAAGAAAGATATAGTTATATATTTAAAGGTGAAAAAGAGGCTTTGGACAATATATTGGTATCTCAGTCACTTCTAAATAATAAAGGGATGAGCTACAAAGACAACTCTATAAAAAACTTCTCAAAAGATTATTTGATGTATAAAGGAAAATATCCTTACAGATGGCAGGTATCAAAAGCCAGAGTACCTAAACATAAGGGCAAAGGTTATTCTGACCATTTAGCTGTAATAGCTACATTCATATTTAATTAA
- a CDS encoding M3 family metallopeptidase: MSKFVKFQCNLDTFIDDLNNILDANNKQIDALLKQNDKTYASFVKPIQIMDEKLELFFTPLSHLNSVNNSDDTQKTYSDALPIITEYSTNISQNIDIYNAYKEIFENEKETLNHEQNRVLELNIQGFELSGAHLDAETKKRLAEINIKKSELQNNFSQNLLNATNAYEKIITNEKDVEGIPASDLEGAKFEEDGVTKYRFTLQMPSYIAYMTYGPNRDIREEIYKAYVSRAPQNAQIIDELLALRHEMSNLLGFKNYSEYSLASKMADSTDSVLSFLDKLLKNSKAQAKEELKELQNMSETKLESFDSAFYSEILKKKKYSIDEEEFRPYFEQKSVVNGMFEFLNKLFSIEFKKVDEELWDEKATSYDLYVDNKLRSRLYFDLEARKSKRGGAWMHNFQTHSTDESGDIKLASAFLVCNFPSSTKDSPSLLRHDDVVTLFHEMGHAIHHVLSNVKESEVSGVNGVEWDAVEFPSQFLENFAYEPKVLKMFAKHHKTGEVIPDEMIQKLVDSKNFMSASGMLRQLEFSIFDFKLHTKAYKGNEVQNLLNEIREETALIQTPSYNKFQNGFAHIFAGGYAAGYYSYKWAEVLSADAFFRVVDEGIFDSSTAKNYLDIVLDGGGAKSMGEYFNLLMGRDADTDSLLRLNGIK, translated from the coding sequence ATGTCAAAATTCGTAAAATTTCAATGCAACTTAGATACTTTCATAGATGATTTAAACAATATATTAGATGCAAATAACAAACAGATTGATGCGCTTTTAAAACAAAACGACAAAACATACGCTTCATTTGTAAAACCGATTCAGATAATGGATGAAAAACTTGAACTGTTTTTTACACCATTATCACACCTGAATTCTGTAAACAACTCTGATGATACACAAAAAACTTACAGTGATGCCCTGCCTATTATTACTGAGTATTCAACAAATATATCTCAAAACATAGATATATACAATGCGTATAAAGAGATTTTTGAAAATGAAAAAGAGACTTTAAACCATGAACAAAACAGAGTACTTGAACTTAACATTCAAGGCTTTGAACTTAGCGGTGCACATCTGGATGCTGAGACAAAAAAAAGATTAGCAGAGATAAATATCAAAAAAAGCGAACTGCAAAATAATTTCTCCCAAAATCTGCTTAACGCAACTAATGCCTATGAGAAAATAATTACGAATGAAAAAGATGTAGAAGGCATTCCTGCAAGTGATTTAGAAGGAGCAAAGTTTGAAGAAGACGGAGTTACCAAATACCGTTTTACACTTCAGATGCCTTCATATATCGCATATATGACATACGGACCAAACCGAGATATAAGAGAGGAGATATATAAAGCTTATGTATCACGTGCACCCCAAAATGCACAAATAATAGATGAGCTATTAGCACTTCGCCATGAAATGAGTAATCTGCTGGGATTTAAAAACTATTCAGAGTATTCTCTTGCATCTAAGATGGCAGATTCAACAGATAGTGTATTAAGCTTTTTGGATAAACTTCTTAAAAATTCAAAAGCCCAGGCCAAAGAGGAGTTAAAAGAGCTTCAAAATATGAGTGAGACAAAACTGGAGAGTTTTGACAGTGCATTTTACAGCGAGATACTTAAGAAGAAAAAATACTCTATCGACGAAGAGGAATTTCGTCCCTATTTTGAGCAAAAAAGCGTTGTGAATGGTATGTTTGAGTTTTTAAATAAACTATTTTCAATTGAATTCAAAAAAGTAGATGAAGAGTTATGGGACGAAAAAGCCACTTCATATGATCTGTATGTAGATAATAAACTTCGCTCACGCCTTTATTTTGATTTAGAGGCTAGAAAGTCTAAACGCGGCGGTGCTTGGATGCACAACTTCCAAACTCACTCTACAGATGAAAGTGGTGATATAAAACTTGCATCTGCATTTTTAGTTTGTAACTTCCCTTCTTCTACAAAAGACTCTCCATCACTTTTAAGACACGATGACGTAGTGACTTTATTTCATGAGATGGGTCATGCAATACACCATGTATTATCAAATGTAAAAGAGAGTGAAGTCAGTGGAGTTAACGGTGTTGAGTGGGATGCGGTCGAGTTCCCGTCTCAATTTTTGGAAAATTTTGCTTATGAGCCAAAAGTATTAAAGATGTTTGCAAAACATCATAAAACAGGAGAGGTAATACCTGATGAAATGATACAAAAGCTTGTAGATTCCAAAAACTTTATGTCGGCTTCAGGGATGCTAAGACAATTAGAATTTTCTATATTTGATTTTAAACTTCATACAAAAGCTTATAAAGGTAACGAGGTTCAAAATCTACTAAATGAGATTAGAGAAGAAACTGCCCTTATCCAAACTCCATCATATAATAAGTTCCAAAACGGTTTTGCGCATATCTTTGCAGGCGGTTATGCTGCTGGTTATTACTCTTATAAATGGGCTGAAGTTCTTAGTGCCGATGCATTTTTTAGAGTTGTTGACGAAGGGATTTTTGATTCAAGTACTGCTAAAAACTATTTAGATATCGTACTAGATGGCGGAGGAGCTAAAAGTATGGGCGAATATTTTAATCTTCTTATGGGTAGGGACGCGGATACAGATAGTCTTTTAAGACTAAACGGAATTAAATAG
- the ntrB gene encoding nitrate ABC transporter permease has product MKNELIKKILLPLLVFVLIIQVWSGISTIVDDFPTPSDTYVAAFGGVTSDGDEFVGVLSDPFYVENQDVKGIFWQILESLKRVFSGFILAILVGVPLGLLIGMSKNAQYAFDPFIQIFKPVSPLAWLPLLLFIFQDINMTAISTIFITSIWPIIINTALGVKSVSEDYMNVAKVLRFSPLEKIIQIILPVSVPYIFTGMRLSLGIAWLVIVAAEMLTGGIGIGFWIWDEYNNLNYHNIIIGIIVVGLIGYLLDLMMGKIANYFDYTKKGRA; this is encoded by the coding sequence ATGAAAAATGAATTAATTAAAAAGATACTATTACCACTGTTGGTCTTTGTATTGATAATCCAAGTCTGGTCGGGGATATCAACAATAGTAGATGATTTTCCGACACCAAGTGATACTTATGTAGCGGCATTTGGAGGTGTTACAAGTGATGGTGATGAGTTCGTCGGTGTTTTAAGCGACCCGTTTTATGTTGAAAATCAAGATGTTAAAGGTATCTTTTGGCAAATACTAGAGTCTTTAAAAAGAGTATTTTCAGGTTTTATTTTAGCAATACTTGTAGGTGTACCACTTGGTTTACTTATAGGTATGAGTAAAAATGCACAGTATGCTTTTGATCCCTTTATTCAAATATTTAAACCGGTATCACCGCTTGCTTGGTTGCCACTGCTGCTATTTATATTTCAAGATATAAATATGACGGCAATATCGACTATTTTTATAACATCTATCTGGCCAATCATTATAAATACGGCTTTAGGTGTTAAGAGTGTAAGTGAGGACTATATGAACGTAGCTAAGGTACTTAGGTTTTCTCCGCTGGAAAAGATAATACAGATTATTTTACCTGTATCGGTTCCGTATATTTTTACAGGGATGAGATTATCTCTTGGGATTGCATGGTTAGTAATCGTAGCAGCTGAGATGTTAACAGGTGGTATCGGTATAGGTTTTTGGATTTGGGATGAATACAACAACCTCAACTACCACAACATTATCATAGGTATCATCGTTGTAGGTCTGATTGGTTACTTACTAGACCTTATGATGGGGAAAATTGCAAATTATTTTGATTATACAAAGAAAGGTAGAGCGTAA
- a CDS encoding TIGR00730 family Rossman fold protein, with the protein MKKNGNISKKYVRDIKSADTWSVFKIIADFVKGFDDLGEIGPTVTVFGSSKTSENDFFYHQAKELTKMLAQRGFNIMSGGGPGIMEAANRGAHEEGGVESIGLNIDLPFEQTPNPYTTKDLNFDYFFSRKVMLVKYSMAYVIFPGGYGTLDELFEALTLIQTRKITGVKVFVVGEEFFKPLIDFIESKLLKSGMIDKEDLDLICLTDSLEYVANEIEKSLNRQIDILEDEGLEDTTYFKSLKKFFE; encoded by the coding sequence ATGAAAAAAAATGGAAATATTAGTAAAAAGTATGTAAGGGATATAAAATCTGCCGATACTTGGAGTGTATTTAAAATAATTGCAGATTTTGTAAAAGGTTTTGATGATTTAGGTGAAATTGGACCTACGGTAACGGTTTTTGGAAGTTCAAAGACTTCTGAAAATGATTTTTTTTATCATCAGGCTAAAGAGTTGACAAAAATGTTGGCACAGAGAGGTTTTAATATAATGAGCGGTGGCGGACCGGGAATTATGGAAGCAGCAAACCGTGGTGCACATGAAGAAGGTGGAGTTGAATCTATAGGACTTAATATAGATTTACCGTTTGAACAAACCCCAAACCCATATACGACAAAAGATTTAAATTTTGACTATTTTTTTTCAAGAAAGGTAATGTTAGTAAAATATTCCATGGCATACGTTATTTTTCCCGGCGGCTATGGAACATTAGATGAATTGTTTGAAGCTCTTACTTTAATTCAAACTAGAAAAATTACAGGTGTTAAAGTATTTGTAGTCGGTGAAGAATTTTTTAAACCCCTAATTGATTTTATAGAGTCAAAACTTCTGAAATCAGGTATGATAGATAAGGAAGACCTTGATTTAATATGTTTAACAGATAGTTTAGAATATGTAGCGAATGAGATAGAAAAATCTTTAAACAGACAAATAGATATTTTAGAAGATGAAGGTCTTGAAGATACAACTTATTTTAAATCATTAAAGAAGTTTTTTGAGTAA